The sequence TCGGAGAAGAGCTGGCACCACGTGATGTCGCCCAGCAGCGAGGCCCGGACGAACCTCTCCCGCTGCGCGTCGGTGCCGTGCTCGAGGATCGTCGGCACCGCCCAGCCTGCGATCTTGAGGTCGGGACGAGAGATCCCGGCGGCGGCGAGCTCCTGGTCGACGACGAGCTGGGTGACCGCGTCCGCGCCGAGTCCGTATGGCGCTGGCCAGTGCGGCATCAACAGGCCGGTCTCCACCAGGCCCGGCCGGGGGTCGGCGGCGTCCACGGCGGCGACGAGCGACGTGATCCCGGGTCGGACGGCCTCGTCCCGGCCGCCGAGGTCGACGTCGACCCGCCGGCGCTCCCCCGCGACGGCGGCGGCGGCGAGACGGGCCGCCGACGCGTCGGGCGATCCGGCCAGAGAGCCCACCAGGGTCCGCAGGGCGACGGCGCGTCGCAGATAGAGGTGGACGTCGTGCTCGAAGGTGAAGCCGATGCCGCCGAGCACCTGGATGCAGTCCTGCGCCACCTGGACGGCTCCGTCGAAGGCGACAGTGGCAGCGACGTCGACGGCGAAAGCCCACTGGCCGTGGTCCTGGGCATGGTCCTGGGCATGGTCCTGGGCCCGGGGTGAGGGCGAGGCGACCGAGGCCGCGTCCCAGGCGACCGCCTCGATCGCCTGCGTGGTCTCCAGCATCTGCGCGCAGAGGTGCTTGATGGCCTGGAAGGAGCCGATCTTGGCCCCGAACTGCTCGCGCACCCCTGCGTAGGCGACGGCCGTGTCGAGGCACCAGCGAGCGACGCCCGCCGCCTCTGCCGCTGCCAGGGTGACGGTGATGCGCGCGAGCGCGGCGCGGTCGACACCCTCGACGGCCCTGCCGCCGATGGTCGTCGCCCGACCGAACCGGCGGGTCAGGTCGAGGACGGGAGCCCCGGTCGTGACCGAGACCTCGTCACGACCCGCGACCATGACGGAGCCGTCAGCAGGCAGCAGGAAGAGATCCGCGGCGGTGGCGTCGAGCACCACGTCACCGATCGCGACGCCGACCCGGGTCCCCGCGCCGAGGGCTCCTGCGAGCTCCGACTCCCCGAGCAGGGTCGCGGCGATCGCCGTACCAAGCAGGCTGCCGGGGACCAGCGCGTAGGCGCAGGCCTCCAGCGCCACCGCGAGGTCGAGCACCGTCCCGCCCCCACCCCCGGCCGCCTCGGGCAGCGCGATCGTCGGCACGGACATCTCGCACACCGCCGACCAGACCTCCGCGAAGTCGGCCGAGGCGTCGTCCTCGGCGGCACGCACCGCGTCCAGGGGGTCGAGCGACAACGCCCACGACTGGATGCTGGCGCCGAGCTCGACGTGGTCCGTTGAGATGCCGAGCGACATGCGGACTCCTCACAGGGGCTGTCACGAAACTAGAACGTGTTCCACATACTAGTGTCACGCCGCGTGACTACTGAAGAGATGCCCAGCGAGCTGCTCGAGCACGCCCTGGCAGCCAAGGGGTTCATGCCCGAGGACGAGGGCCTGCTCCTGCACCGCCACGGCCACCGCCAGGCGGCGATGGGTCCGTTGCTGGAGGTCGGCAGCTATTGCGGCAAGTCGGCCATCTATCTCGGGGCCGCGGCCGCGAGCGCCGGCGGCACCCTCTTCACCGTCGACCACCACCGCGGCTCCGAGGAGAACCAGGCCGGCTGGGAGCACCACGACGCCAGCCTCGTCGACCCAGAGTTCGCCTTGATGGACACCCTGCCGGTGTTCCGCAGGACCATCGCTCGGGCAGGCCTGGAGGACCAGGTCGTCGCCGTCATCGGCAGGTCGACCACCGTGGCCCGCCACTGGCGCACCCCGCTGGCGCTGCTGTTCATCGACGGCGGGCACGCCGAGGAGCACGCGCAGAACGACTACACCGGCTGGGCGCACTGGCTGATGCCCGGCGGGCTGCTGGTGATCCACGACGTCTTCGCGGACCCGGCTGACGGCGGCCAGGCGCCCTACCACGTGTTCCAGCGGGCGCTGGCGAGCGGATCCTTCGTCGAGGTCGAGGCGCTGGGCTCGATGCGGGTGCTGGAACGCTCCTCAGGAGAGGCTGGCGACCCGGTCGGCTGAGCTGCAGCCGCACTCGAGGGCGATCTCCGCGAAGTCGGCGGCCAGCGTGGTGCCGCGCATGATGTCCGCGCCGGGGCTCGCGTGCGACAGGGCGTCGACAGCCAAGATCACGGCCGCGGCGGTGTAGGTCGTGTGCTCGTGCGGCCAGTTGACGTCGTCGGGAAGACGTAGCCGGTCCAGTACTTCCCCTGCTCGCCACGCAGGTGCTGCATGTCGGCCAGCAGCCTGATCGCGCGCGTGCGGTCACCGACGGCGTCCAGCGCCATCACCAGCTCGCAGGTCTCGGCGCCCGTCACCCAGGGGTTGTGCGAGACGCACCTGATGCCCAGCCCGTCCTCGACGAACGTGTCCCACCTGGAGTCGAGCAGCTCTCGGGCGGCTGGGCCGCGCACCGCCCCACCCAGGACGGGGTAGTACCAGTCCATCGAGAACTCGGACTTGT comes from Nocardioides piscis and encodes:
- a CDS encoding class I SAM-dependent methyltransferase — encoded protein: MTTEEMPSELLEHALAAKGFMPEDEGLLLHRHGHRQAAMGPLLEVGSYCGKSAIYLGAAAASAGGTLFTVDHHRGSEENQAGWEHHDASLVDPEFALMDTLPVFRRTIARAGLEDQVVAVIGRSTTVARHWRTPLALLFIDGGHAEEHAQNDYTGWAHWLMPGGLLVIHDVFADPADGGQAPYHVFQRALASGSFVEVEALGSMRVLERSSGEAGDPVG
- a CDS encoding acyl-CoA dehydrogenase, which encodes MSLGISTDHVELGASIQSWALSLDPLDAVRAAEDDASADFAEVWSAVCEMSVPTIALPEAAGGGGGTVLDLAVALEACAYALVPGSLLGTAIAATLLGESELAGALGAGTRVGVAIGDVVLDATAADLFLLPADGSVMVAGRDEVSVTTGAPVLDLTRRFGRATTIGGRAVEGVDRAALARITVTLAAAEAAGVARWCLDTAVAYAGVREQFGAKIGSFQAIKHLCAQMLETTQAIEAVAWDAASVASPSPRAQDHAQDHAQDHGQWAFAVDVAATVAFDGAVQVAQDCIQVLGGIGFTFEHDVHLYLRRAVALRTLVGSLAGSPDASAARLAAAAVAGERRRVDVDLGGRDEAVRPGITSLVAAVDAADPRPGLVETGLLMPHWPAPYGLGADAVTQLVVDQELAAAGISRPDLKIAGWAVPTILEHGTDAQRERFVRASLLGDITWCQLFSEPGAGSDLASLRTRAVRDGDGWRLTGQKVWTSLAREAEWAICLARTDADVPQHKGITYFMLDMASEGIDIRPLREMTGDALFNEVFLDNVFVPDELVVGSPGDGWKLTRTTLANERVAMAGHRLGVSTEACVAAVGDGDLDRARVGRQVALATVCTLLGTRSTLKALAGQGPGAESSVAKILGVRNRQDASELLVDLLGAGVLLDDAGARAAVHEMLLTRCLSIAGGTTQILRNVAAERILGLPR